The Brachyhypopomus gauderio isolate BG-103 chromosome 1, BGAUD_0.2, whole genome shotgun sequence genome includes a window with the following:
- the myg1 gene encoding MYG1 exonuclease has translation MLHTLDGIFMTFWFPPSMRSTQSFAYYIHRNYRLVSQCSCKIASTGSHTFTPQRQYMQLAKRPCLEKMASVKIGTHNGTFHCDEVLACYFLRQLPEYKDAEVSRTRDPAELAKCDVVVDVGGVYDPSQHRYDHHQRSFVETFNSLCPEKPWVTKLSSAGLVYLHFGRRILSSLTHLSEDSRELETLYGKLYENFVEEVDAVDNGISQCDGEARYTISTTLSARISHLNPRWNSKCQDTEEGFHKAMALVEAEFLDRLDYYQNAWLPARGLVEDAIQTRHKVDPTGEVVVLAQGGCPWKEHLFSLEKELKVEVPIKFVLYPDQSGQWRIQCVPAGINTFQNRLSLLEEWRGVRDDDLSQLSGIPDCVFVHASGFIGGNKTKEGALEMARRTLQASATPQNTSTGC, from the exons ATGCTACACACGCTCGATGGGATTTTCATGACTTTTTGGTTTCCTCCATCCATGAGAAGCACACAATCgtttgcatattacattcacAGAAACTACAGACTTGTTTCACAGTGTTCATGTAAGATTGCGTCAACAGGCTCGCACACCTTCACGCCACAGAGACAATACATGCAATTAGCGAAAAGACCTTGTTTAGAGAAAATGGCTTCTGTTAAAATCGGTACACACAACGGAACTTTTCACTGTGACGAGGTTTTGGCGTGTTATTTTCTGCGTCAGCTCCCGGAATACAAG GATGCAGAAGTGAGCCGGACCCGAGACCCGGCGGAGCTGGCCAAATGTGATGTTGTCGTGGACGTTGGGGGAGTGTATGATCCAAGCCAACACCGTTACGACCATCACCAGAG GAGCTTTGTGGAAACCTTTAACAGCTTATGCCCAGAGAAGCCATGGGTTACCAAactgagctcagctggtttggTGTATCTTCACTTTGGTCGACGAATACTTTCCAGCCTAACGCACCTATCAGAGGACAGCAGAGAGCTGGAGACCCTCTATGGGAAG CTGTATGAGAActttgtggaggaggtggatgCGGTGGATAATGGGATTTCTCAGTGTGACGGAGAGGCTCGATACACCATCAGCACCACCCTTAGTGCTCGGATCAGCCATCTTAACCCACGGTGGAACAGTAAATGCCAGGACACAGAG GAGGGTTTTCACAAAGCCATGGCCCTGGTGGAAGCGGAGTTCTTAGACCGGCTGGATTACTATCAGAATGCATGGCTCCCAGCACGAGGGCTGGTGGAGGATGCTATTCAGACCAGGCATAAG GTGGACCCCACTGGAGAGGTGGTTGTGCTGGCCCAAGGTGGATGCCCCTGGAAAGAGCATCTCTTCTCCCTGGAAAAAGAGCTGAAAGTAGAAGTGCCCATCAAATTTGTGCTCTATCCAGACCAGAGCGGCCAGTGGAGAATCCAGTGTGTACCGGCAGGGATCAACACATTTCAGAACAG ACTGTCATTGCTGGAGGAGTGGCGTGGAGTCAGGGATGACGACTTGTCCCAGCTCAGTGGAATCCCAgactgtgtgtttgttcatgccAGTGGCTT
- the LOC143513754 gene encoding mitogen-activated protein kinase kinase kinase 12-like: MACVHDSRPTSPCLLSFSVPIPEQTFRDLDSPACTPETDLTPTQCVLRNVISIDTGQPRGEGHSPTPSEDAQEHFANSVLKLRENDGGRAEAEAQSPEAGPIVPGHHGRLQCHPGGAGGFLEGLFGCLKPVWTMIGKAYSTEHKHNNDDLWEVPFEEISDLQWVGSGAQGAVFLGKFHGEEVAVKKVRNIRETDIKHLRKLKHPNIITFKGICTQAPCYCIIMEYCAQGQLYEVLHGGRKVTPSLLIEWSMGIAGGMNYLHLHKIIHRDLKSPNMLITYDDLVKISDFGTSKELSDKSTKMSFAGTVAWMAPEVIRNEPVSEKVDIWSFGVVLWEMLTGEVPYKDVDSSAIIWGVGNNSLQLPVPDSCPDGFKILLKQCWNCKPRNRPSFRQILLHLDIASADVLSTPQETYFKSQAEWRDEVKQHFEKIKSEGTCLHRLDEELILRRKEELRHALDIREHYERKLERANNLYMELNSVMLQLEVKEKELLRREQHLDNKCPGLFKHHSTRQGGSNSMDKLIKKRNVPQKLPSHSKRPDLLKSEVILPKLDSSMTQVTIPSCTNKASTSPARSRRAKPRYRRVGKGSSNDLASLKTMFSSSLHEKSPRKHSNAPAVAIPHGEQHLGPGAACGEDWLLKKMSSSSPDLISTTMKAEGRCQSVAPGPDRGSSLSASATLGGVDGGADGGAEALAHRGAPGDDTFVPFSKSPECSAAGRSLLGSSQLTQKGSSKEDTGISLRLQRRDQRLTPASTLYRAAITRTQQRRGVSSEEEEGEVDSEVDLPQSCRPTSMTKCHSMSTFSSENLSDGEEGNTSEQSQSGPPDVVSTITDERLEDKSDDLMCHESEIPADRTNFPVTEL, from the exons ATGGCCTGCGTTCATGACAGCCGCCCAACATCACCATGTCTTCTGAGTTTCTCCGTGCCCATCCCCGAGCAGACCTTCCGTGACCTGGACTCACCCGCCTGCACCCCAGAGACGGACCTGACTCCCACACAGTGTGTCCTCCGCAATGTGATCTCCATCGACACAGGCCAGCCTCGTGGAGAAGGCCACAGCCCCACCCCCAGCGAGGACGCCCAGGAACACTTCGCCAACAGTGTGCTTAAACTCCGCGAGAACGACGGGGGTCGAGCCGAAGCGGAAGCCCAGAGCCCAGAGGCCGGGCCCATCGTGCCAGGACACCACGGCAGGCTACAGTGTCAcccaggaggagcaggaggctTCCTGGAGGGTCTCTTTGGGTGTCTGAAACCTGTGTGGACTATGATTGGCAAGGCATACTCCACAGAACACAAACATAATAATGATG acTTGTGGGAGGTGCCCTTTGAAGAAATCTCGGATTTACAGTGGGTCGGCAGTGGGGCTCAGGGAGCAGTCTTTTTAGGGAAGTTCCACGGAGAGGAGGTAGCTGTTAAGAAAGTCAGGAACATCAGGGAAACGGACATCAAACACCTCCGCAAGCTGAAGCACCCCAACATCATCACCTTCAA GGGCATTTGCACGCAGGCTCCATGTTACTGTATTATCATGGAGTACTGCGCGCAGGGTCAGCTCTACGAGGTGCTACATGGAGGTAGAAAGGTCACACCTTCACTGCTGATAGAGTGGTCCATGGGCATCGCAGGTGGCATGAACTACCTGCATCTCCACAAAATCATCCACAGAGACCTCAAATCCCCAAA CATGCTGATTACATATGACGACCTGGTGAAGATCTCAGACTTTGGCACCTCCAAGGAACTGAGTGACAAGAGCACAAAGATGTCTTTTGCTGGTACGGTGGCCTGGATGGCCCCAGAAGTAATCCGAAATGAGCCTGTGTCTGAAAAGGTTGACATTTG GTCATTTGGCGTTGTACTTTGGGAGATGCTAACAGGAGAGGTGCCATACAAAGACGTAGATTCATCCGCCATTATCTGGGGGGTTGGAAATAACAGTTTACAGCTGCCTGTGCCAGACAGCTGCCCTGATGGCTTCAAGATTCTTCTGAAACAGTGCTG GAACTGCAAGCCTAGAAACAGACCTTCTTTCCGGCAGATTCTCCTCCATTTGGACATAGCCTCAGCGGATGTCTTGTCCACCCCCCAGGAGACCTATTTTAAATCTCAG GCCGAGTGGAGAGATGAAGTGAAACAGCACTTTGAGAAGATCAAGTCTGAAGGCACCTGCTTGCACCGACTTGACGAGGAACTTATCCTCAGACGTAAGGAGGAACTGAG GCATGCCCTGGACATCCGTGAGCACTATGAGAGGAAGCTGGAGAGAGCCAACAACCTTTACATGGAGCTAAATTCTGTTATGTTGCAGCTGGAGGTGAAAGAAAAGGAACTGCTCAG ACGAGAACAGCATCTTGATAACAAGTGTCCCGGCCTGTTCAAACATCACAGTACTAGGCAAGGAGGCTCAAATTCCATGGACAAACTCATTAAAAAACGCAATGTACCTCAGAAACTGCCTTCCCATAGCAAAAG ACCTGACCTGCTGAAGTCCGAAGTGATCCTACCCAAACTAGACTCTTCTATGACACAGGTTACCATTCCCTCCTGCACTAATAAGGCGTCCACGTCGCCCGCTCGCTCTCGCAGGGCCAAGCCCCGTTACCGCAGGGTGGGTAAGGGCAGCAGCAACGACCTGGCCAGTCTGAAGACCATGTTCTCCAGCTCTCTCCACGAAAAATCCCCAAGAAAACACAGCAACGCTCCCGCCGTCGCCATCCCCCACGGGGAGCAGCACCTGGGCCCCGGGGCGGCTTGCGGGGAAGACTGGCTGTTGAAGAAGATGTCCTCCTCCAGCCCAGAcctcatctccaccaccatgaAGGCTGAAGGGCGCTGCCAAAGCGTGGCCCCTGGGCCCGATAGAGGGAGCAGCCTGAGTGCTTCAGCCACACTGGGTGGTGTTGACGGAGGAGCGGATGGGGGTGCCGAGGCGCTAGCTCACAGGGGAGCTCCAGGCGATGACACATTTGTGCCGTTCTCCAAGAGTCCTGAGTGTTCTGCTGCTGGGAGATCATTGTTAGGATCATCACAGCTAACTCAGAAAGGAAGCAGCAAAGAGGACACTGGGATATCGCTCCGCTTACAGAGAAGAGATCAGCGGCTCACGCCTGCTAGCACCCTCTATCGAGCAGcaatcacacgcacacag CAGCGACGAGGAGTATCatcagaagaggaagagggagaagtGGATAGTGAGGTTGATTTGCCACAGTCATG TCGACCCACAAGTATGACAAAGTGCCACTCAATGTCCACCTTCAGTTCTGAGAACCTCTCAGATGGTGAAGAGGGTAACACCAGTGAACAGTCTCAGAGCGGACCTCCTGATGTGGTCAGCACCATCACTGATGAAAGACTTGAAGATAAAAGTGACGACCTGATGTGTCATGAGTCTGAGATTCCTGCCGACCGAACAAATTTTCCCGTCACAGAACTGTAA
- the LOC143513845 gene encoding poly(rC)-binding protein 2 isoform X1 gives MDSGVVEGGLNVTLTIRLLMHGKEVGSIIGKKGESVKKMREESGARINISEGNCPERIITLAGPTTAIFKAFSMIIDKLEEDISSSMTNSTATSKPPVTLRIVVPASQCGSLIGKGGCKIKEIRESTGAQVQVAGDMLPNSTERAITIAGTPQSIIECVKQICVVMLESPPKGVTIPYRPKPSGSPVIFAGGQAYAVQGQHAIPQPDLTKLHQLAMQQSPFQLTPSNQGFTGGLDASAQTASHEMTIPNDLIGCIIGRQGAKINEIRQMSGAQIKIANPVEGSSDRQVTITGSAASISLAEYLINARLSSEATGLATN, from the exons ATGGACTCCGGTGTGGTCGAAGGAGGACTCAACGTCACCCTGACTATCCGACTGCTCATGCATGGCAAG GAAGTTGGAAGCATAATTGGAAAG AAAGGCGAATCTGTAAAGAAAATGAGAGAGGAG AGTGGAGCacgcatcaacatctcagaagGCAACTGTCCAGAGAGAATAATCACACTCGCAGGCCCCACCACTGCCATCTTCAAAGCCTTCTCCATGATTATTGATAAACTGGAGGAG GACATCAGCAGTTCTATGACCAACAGCACGGCCACCAGCAAACCGCCGGTGACGCTGCGCATCGTGGTGCCCGCCAGCCAGTGCGGCTCCCTCATCGGCAAGGGCGGCTGCAAGATCAAAGAAATCCGAGAG TCCACTGGTGCGCAGGTCCAAGTCGCCGGTGACATGCTGCCCAACTCAACCGAACGAGCCATCACCATCGCCGGGACCCCTCAGTCCATCATCGAGTGTGTCAAGCAGATCTGCGTGGTAATGCTGGAG TCTCCACCAAAAGGTGTGACCATCCCATACCGGCCCAAACCGTCTGGCTCACCAGTGATCTTCGCTGGAGGACAG GCATATGCCGTTCAAGGACAGCATGCAATTCCCCAGCCCGAT CTCACCAAACTTCACCAGCTCGCTATGCAGCAAAGTCCCTTCCAGTTGACGCCCAGTAACCAGGGTTTTACTG GAGGTTTGGATGCCTCTGCTCAGACTGCTTCCCATGAGATGACCATTCCCAACGAC TTGATTGGGTGCATCATTGGCCGTCAAGGGGCAAAGATCAATGAGATCAGGCAGATGTCTGGTGCTCAGATTAAGATTGCCAATCCGGTGGAAGGCTCCTCTGACCGGCAGGTCACCATCACCGGCTCAGCCGCCAGCATCAGCCTTGCGGAGTACCTCATTAATGCCag GCTTTCATCTGAGGCTACAGGACTGGCGACCAACTGA
- the LOC143513845 gene encoding poly(rC)-binding protein 2 isoform X2, which produces MDSGVVEGGLNVTLTIRLLMHGKEVGSIIGKKGESVKKMREESGARINISEGNCPERIITLAGPTTAIFKAFSMIIDKLEEDISSSMTNSTATSKPPVTLRIVVPASQCGSLIGKGGCKIKEIRESTGAQVQVAGDMLPNSTERAITIAGTPQSIIECVKQICVSPPKGVTIPYRPKPSGSPVIFAGGQAYAVQGQHAIPQPDLTKLHQLAMQQSPFQLTPSNQGFTGGLDASAQTASHEMTIPNDLIGCIIGRQGAKINEIRQMSGAQIKIANPVEGSSDRQVTITGSAASISLAEYLINARLSSEATGLATN; this is translated from the exons ATGGACTCCGGTGTGGTCGAAGGAGGACTCAACGTCACCCTGACTATCCGACTGCTCATGCATGGCAAG GAAGTTGGAAGCATAATTGGAAAG AAAGGCGAATCTGTAAAGAAAATGAGAGAGGAG AGTGGAGCacgcatcaacatctcagaagGCAACTGTCCAGAGAGAATAATCACACTCGCAGGCCCCACCACTGCCATCTTCAAAGCCTTCTCCATGATTATTGATAAACTGGAGGAG GACATCAGCAGTTCTATGACCAACAGCACGGCCACCAGCAAACCGCCGGTGACGCTGCGCATCGTGGTGCCCGCCAGCCAGTGCGGCTCCCTCATCGGCAAGGGCGGCTGCAAGATCAAAGAAATCCGAGAG TCCACTGGTGCGCAGGTCCAAGTCGCCGGTGACATGCTGCCCAACTCAACCGAACGAGCCATCACCATCGCCGGGACCCCTCAGTCCATCATCGAGTGTGTCAAGCAGATCTGCGTG TCTCCACCAAAAGGTGTGACCATCCCATACCGGCCCAAACCGTCTGGCTCACCAGTGATCTTCGCTGGAGGACAG GCATATGCCGTTCAAGGACAGCATGCAATTCCCCAGCCCGAT CTCACCAAACTTCACCAGCTCGCTATGCAGCAAAGTCCCTTCCAGTTGACGCCCAGTAACCAGGGTTTTACTG GAGGTTTGGATGCCTCTGCTCAGACTGCTTCCCATGAGATGACCATTCCCAACGAC TTGATTGGGTGCATCATTGGCCGTCAAGGGGCAAAGATCAATGAGATCAGGCAGATGTCTGGTGCTCAGATTAAGATTGCCAATCCGGTGGAAGGCTCCTCTGACCGGCAGGTCACCATCACCGGCTCAGCCGCCAGCATCAGCCTTGCGGAGTACCTCATTAATGCCag GCTTTCATCTGAGGCTACAGGACTGGCGACCAACTGA